Proteins from one bacterium genomic window:
- a CDS encoding outer membrane protein transport protein: MRRIAGFRRHAVVTVAALTGGLLLLAAANGEAAGFSTAGVGLRARSMGGAFRGVASDWSALSYNPAGLAFLEKNELNATLGTYTPRLAYDPNISANGIDQGFLAADTSGELYSTNDTWPIPSLALVMAPREGSSWAYGVGVLWPYDVNYQWDLFRSPLGYNTDYKFNTKRNFHTDLDVMDIHPTLARRFSDKLAVGVGLSIARGDVVFRRVIGFENNLHDLLDDYPIDNFYGDYRMEGNGFGVGANMGLLWRASEKLNIGFSAKTPMTIPMDGTAELNMAWPINAERRDIEADLFPDVTRSYFLGVSDPVRSAKSYFRQTYEYDLDLPAAIGAGIGYTASDRLLLAVDLEMTFWSAVEQWQIDFADSGMATGVGELTSLTVPFGWDDQIRVSGGFEYLAKENVAVRGGVYYDGGAAVDSTFTPNFPDVGDRIGLTAGFSYVISGQWELAAAQEIAFASEREITQSGAPDGVRVFPGTYSLTRYETLLSVSYRF; the protein is encoded by the coding sequence TTGCGTCGTATCGCGGGATTTCGTCGTCACGCCGTCGTGACGGTAGCGGCGTTGACCGGGGGGCTTCTCTTGCTGGCCGCGGCCAATGGGGAAGCCGCGGGTTTTTCGACCGCCGGGGTCGGGCTACGCGCCCGGTCGATGGGAGGAGCGTTTCGCGGGGTCGCCAGCGACTGGAGCGCGCTGAGTTACAACCCCGCCGGACTGGCGTTTCTGGAGAAAAACGAGTTGAACGCAACGCTCGGCACCTACACGCCGCGTCTGGCGTACGATCCCAACATCAGCGCCAACGGCATCGATCAGGGATTCCTGGCGGCGGACACCTCCGGCGAGCTGTATTCCACCAACGACACCTGGCCGATACCGTCCCTCGCATTGGTGATGGCGCCGCGCGAAGGGTCCAGCTGGGCGTACGGTGTCGGTGTGCTGTGGCCTTATGATGTGAACTACCAGTGGGATCTGTTCCGCTCGCCGCTGGGCTACAACACGGATTATAAGTTCAACACCAAGCGCAACTTCCACACCGACCTGGATGTGATGGACATCCACCCGACGCTGGCGCGCCGCTTCAGCGACAAGCTCGCCGTCGGCGTGGGTCTGTCCATCGCGCGCGGCGATGTGGTCTTCCGCCGCGTGATCGGGTTCGAGAACAACCTGCATGACTTGCTCGACGATTACCCGATCGACAACTTTTACGGCGACTATCGGATGGAAGGCAACGGGTTCGGTGTCGGCGCCAACATGGGTTTGCTGTGGCGCGCCTCCGAGAAGCTGAACATCGGATTCAGCGCGAAGACGCCGATGACGATCCCGATGGACGGCACCGCGGAGCTGAACATGGCGTGGCCGATCAACGCCGAGCGGCGCGACATTGAAGCCGATTTGTTCCCGGATGTGACCCGCTCGTATTTCCTCGGCGTCAGCGATCCGGTCCGCAGCGCAAAGAGTTATTTCCGTCAGACTTACGAATACGATCTCGATCTGCCCGCCGCCATCGGCGCCGGAATCGGCTACACCGCCAGCGACCGTCTGCTGTTGGCCGTGGACCTGGAGATGACCTTCTGGTCGGCGGTCGAGCAGTGGCAGATTGATTTTGCCGACTCGGGCATGGCGACCGGCGTGGGCGAACTGACCAGTCTCACCGTGCCGTTTGGCTGGGACGATCAGATTCGCGTATCCGGCGGCTTCGAGTACCTCGCCAAGGAGAACGTGGCCGTGCGCGGCGGCGTCTACTACGACGGCGGCGCGGCGGTGGACTCCACCTTCACACCCAACTTCCCGGATGTCGGCGACCGCATCGGGCTGACCGCCGGGTTTTCGTACGTGATTTCAGGGCAATGGGAATTGGCCGCGGCGCAGGAGATTGCCTTCGCCTCGGAGCGGGAGATCACGCAGAGCGGCGCCCCCGACGGCGTCCGCGTGTTCCCCGGCACCTATTCGTTGACGCGCTACGAGACGCTGCTGTCGGTCTCGTACCGGTTCTAA